Within the Acidimicrobiia bacterium genome, the region ACCCCGTGTTCAACCACCCCGTCATGGTCGTAGAAACTCAACTCCCCTCCCCAGGCGGCCGCTCGCCATACTTCGATGTAAAGGTTTTTCGGGCGGTCGGTTTCTCGAAACTGAACTTCCGCGGTGTAAAGCAGCGTCGACCAGTCGGCGGCCATGAGCCCCGATTCTTCTCTCACTTCACGGGTGAGCGCTTCAAGCGAGGACTCTCCTTTGTCCACTAACCCGCCAGGCGGCGTCCAATCCAGGCGACCTCTCCCCCGCCGATTAGCTACCAGCAGCACACCATCTGGCGACTCAATAACCCCAAATACCGCAGTCCTGCTACGCATGGTCATGGCGTGGGGTTTAGCAATGGTTTAACACCAAGCGACCCTGCTTTTATTTCTGCCTCAAGGCGCAACGCTGTTACCCCGTCAACAGTTTCCATAAACCGAAACGATAGATGATCGTGGATATATGTCTTCACCAGGGAATCAAACGTTACTTGGCGTTTACTTATGGACTCGATTTGACCGGCGGTCAACTGTGGCAATACAAAGACGTCCGCCACGTAGACACAGAATTGATCACCGCTACGTCGCCCGCTGGCATGAGCGGCCAAGCGATTAAACAGCCCGAATGTTTTCCCAATCTGACGGCGCCGTTCTAGCTCTTCAGGTGTTGCGCTCCGGCCACTCATCCCGATGTAAACAAACTGGTTTTCATCCCAGATTGAATACAGCCCTGCAGCTACTTCAGGGACCGCCGCAACCGGCCAGCCAGAAAAAAGGTGTCGAGGCCCATCTGTAAGGTTTTTAATATTTTCATTCATAAATGCATTTAAACCTAAAGCCGAGTTATCTCATTGTTTGGCCGACTCCCCCGTACTTGATAGGAGAAATACCTTGGCTTTTCCCATGGACTTTCTAGCCATTCCCAGATTGGCTCAGAAATATAGCTTTGGGTCTGCCCCATCAAATGCTTAACCATGTACGCATCAGCAAAGATGGCGTGTTCGACAATGCGGTCNNNNNNNNNNNGTAAAGCTCATCTTCCCTTTCCATTTAGTTGCGAGGTGTACTTCAACTTGAAAATCTTTATCTTTTCGCGTTTCCCGAAACTTTATCTCAGAGGTATAAACCAATTTTGACCATTTTTTAACTTCAAGGCCTACCTCTTCTCGCACTTCACGAGTTAGCGCCTCTTCGTATGATTCGCCCCGGTCAACGAGCCCTCCAGGGAGCGACCAGCGAACGCCCCCTTTTCGCCGTCTGTTAGCAACCAACAAAAGGCCTTGGGGCGACACAAGAAACCCGAATACTGCTTTGCGTACCCTCATGCTATTCATGCTATTCATGCTCCAGATTGAGTCCAGCATCGATGAGCTTTTGGGTTTCCTCAACATTGCCCCCCATGTGGCCGCTACCTTTTTTACCTGGGTAGGCACCAGCCATTAAACGGCCCTCTACTACCCAATACGCACGCCCGGTCGGGCCCTCTAACCCCAAGGGGGCTAGGGATAAGTCACTGCTACTCAACTGTTTCTCCACTTCTTGGTTCATTGACCTTCTTTCCAATTTGACACAAAATCGCACTGCTCGCTCGTTTGTGGCGACTTACGGTGCCCGGCACCGGCATCGCCGGCTCGCAAACGGGTGAGTTCACCCAAAGCATCTTCGGGCGAAACCAAGCCATGGCGGATCATCCAACACGCCACCACGGTGCCGGTGCGGCCTAAACCACCCCAACAATGGGCATACACGTTGCCGCCTTGGCGCAAATGCTGATCAACGGCGTCGAGCACCGTCACCATGTGTTCCAACGTGGGGATGCCCATGTCTGGAATCGGCTTGCGGTCAATCAAGGCCTGGCCCGACACAAAGGGGTCATACATGTTTAGGTGGCTATCGCCGCCGCTAGGCNNNNNNNNNNNNNNNNNNNNNNNNNNNNNNNNNNNNNNNNNNNNNNNNNNNNNNNNNNNNNNNNNNNNNNNNNNNNNNNNNNNNNNNNNNNNNNNNNNNNNNNNNNNNNNNNNNNNNNNNNNNNNNNNNNNNNNNNNNNNNNNNNNNNNNNNNNNNNNNNNNNNNNNNNNNNNNNNNNNNNNNNNNNNNNNNNNNNNNNNNNNNNNNNNNNNNNNNGGCCAACGCACACAACCGTTCCACTGTGTAAGTCAACTCTTGGGCAGCTCGGCCCGGGCGCCAAAAGCCAATAATGCTGGCCACCGCTCGATACCACCACATTTGGTCTTGCGGGCCGGCCGAAAAACGTGCCCAAAACTCTGGCCCCTCCGCTTGGGCATCAACCACCGAACTCAAAGCGTTGTGGCGTTTATCGGCCAAAGCCACACACAATGCGGCATCGCTAGCAAACTCAAGGTCTTCGAGGTACTGCTGTTTACGCAGTAGCCACGGTGGTTTATTACCGGGGCCTTCCGCATCGCTGCACTCCTCGACAATCTCTCGCACCACGGAGCCAAAAGCTGCTTCAAGTTCATCAGCCGTTACCTCGGTGTCTTCTAACACGTCGTGCAACAACGCAGCAATGGCGATGTCTTCAACCTGGTCTTGAAGTTCTGGGTCGGCCGCTGCGTCTTCGATAGCCAGCCCAGCCACCGTTAACAAATGATTCAAATACGGGATAGTCGTGCCC harbors:
- a CDS encoding NUDIX hydrolase encodes the protein MTMRSRTAVFGVIESPDGVLLVANRRGRGRLDWTPPGGLVDKGESSLEALTREVREESGLMAADWSTLLYTAEVQFRETDRPKNLYIEVWRAAAWGGELSFYDHDGVVEHGV
- a CDS encoding NUDIX domain-containing protein, translating into MRVRKAVFGFLVSPQGLLLVANRRRKGGVRWSLPGGLVDRGESYEEALTREVREEVGLEVKKWSKLVYTSEIKFRETRKDKDFQVEVHLATKWKGKMSFT
- a CDS encoding bifunctional (p)ppGpp synthetase/guanosine-3',5'-bis(diphosphate) 3'-pyrophosphohydrolase → MMLTKRFSEAVEFARLHHEGHTRKGTTIPYLNHLLTVAGLAIEDAAADPELQDQVEDIAIAALLHDVLEDTEVTADELEAAFGSVVREIVEECSDAEGPGNKPPWLLRKQQYLEDLEFASDAALCVALADKRHNALSSVVDAQAEGPEFWARFSAGPQDQMWWYRAVASIIGFWRPGRAAQELTYTVERLCALA